The following coding sequences lie in one Lolium perenne isolate Kyuss_39 chromosome 2, Kyuss_2.0, whole genome shotgun sequence genomic window:
- the LOC127331800 gene encoding uncharacterized protein produces the protein MATATQQALPDEILEEIFLRLPTAADLARASAACSSFRSVITDHSFLRRFRRLHPPPLLGIISNASFLPAQPPHPSAAAARTLANADFSCSFLPSRERWQRHDFRDGRALMAGVPEGSTVAPNDYDPRLLDMDFAVCDPLHRRYVLLPPIPGNLTALVDQPDILDVERFLSPSGEDDEEDASFVVMCLVECRAKLVLFVFSSGVGQWQAITYDSWGALIAGSVYCQLCYRYCVRGCFCWPMPEMNKMLMLDTRSMEFSSIELPPGPRTRRIVFVEAEEGRLGMFTLPDDESEFLHVLQYAVLRNDGEGPNQWQSEATISLPLGSQYKAMGVAGGHLLLQVIPEGFYSIPKPERPDLDCFTVNLHTLELEWFCGIRHTILLPDLYAGFPSCFSVPTI, from the coding sequence ATGGCGACGGCGACGCAGCAGGCCCTCCCGGACGAGATCCTCGAGGAAATCTTCCTCCGCCTCCCCACGGCGGCCGACCTCGCCCGCGCCTCCGCGGCCTGCTCCTCCTTCCGCAGCGTCATCACCGACCACTCGTTCCTCCGCCGCTTCCGCCGTCTCCACCCGCCACCTCTCCTGGGCATCATCTCCAACGCCTCCTTTCTCCCGGCCCAGCCGCCCCACCCCTCCGCCGCGGCCGCCCGCACCCTGGCGAACGCCGACTTCTCTTGCTCCTTCCTCCCCTCCCGCGAGCGCTGGCAGCGGCACGACTTCCGTGACGGCCGCGCCCTCATGGCCGGCGTCCCGGAGGGGAGCACCGTCGCTCCCAACGACTACGACCCCCGGCTCTTGGACATGGACTTCGCCGTCTGCGACCCGCTGCACAGGCGCTACGTTCTGCTACCTCCGATCCCCGGCAACCTAACTGCTCTGGTCGACCAACCGGACATCTTGGATGTCGAACGCTTCCTTTCTCCTTCCGGCGAGGATGATGAGGAGGACGCGTCCTTCGTGGTCATGTGCTTGGTGGAGTGCAGAGCCAAGCTTGTCCTCTTCGTCTTCTCTTCTGGTGTCGGACAATGGCAGGCCATCACGTATGACAGTTGGGGCGCCTTGATTGCAGGATCGGTTTATTGTCAGCTATGTTACCGCTACTGCGTGCGCGGATGCTTCTGTTGGCCGATGCCAGAGATGAACAAGATGCTCATGTTGGACACTCGCAGTATGGAGTTCTCCTCCATCGAGCTCCCGCCTGGCCCCCGAACACGTCGGATTGTCTTTGTGGAGGCAGAAGAAGGCAGGCTTGGAATGTTCACTCTGCCTGATGATGAATCTGAATTTCTCCATGTCCTCCAGTATGCCGTGTTGCGAAATGACGGGGAAGGTCCAAATCAGTGGCAATCGGAGGCGACAATATCTCTGCCATTAGGTTCTCAGTATAAAGCCATGGGTGTAGCTGGGGGACATTTGCTCCTCCAGGTGATTCCAGAAGGCTTCTATTCTATCCCTAAGCCTGAAAGGCCAGACTTGGATTGTTTCACAGTGAATCTCCATACCTTGGAGCTTGAGTGGTTTTGTGGGATTAGGCATACCATTCTACTTCCTGACCTCTATGCCGGTTTCCCATCATGCTTTTCTGTACCAACTATTTGA